GGCAGCGCCACGCAGATTCGCGAAGTCGCCGCGCGCTTGATCGAACGTTATCCCTCGCTGAATGTCGTGATCAACAATGCCGGCATCATGCCATTCGACGACGCCGGCGGCGCGCTCGACGACGAGCAGGCCGTACGTCTCGTCGAGACGAACCTGCTCGGGCCCGTGCGCGTGAGCGCCGCGTTCGTTGACCATCTGAAGCGCCAGTCCGAGGCGTACATCGTCAACAACAGCTCCGTGCTCGCGTATGTGCCGCTTGCGGCCACCGCGCTGTACTCCGCGACCAAGGCGGCGATTCATTCGTACACACTTTCGCAACGCTTCGCACTGCGTGATACCAGCGTGAAGGTGCTCGAGATCGCGCCGCCCTGGGTCGACACGGACCTCGTTCACAAGAGCGGCGACCCGCGCGCCATGCCGCTCGACGCCTTCATTGCCGAAACGCTGAAGCTGCTTGAAACCGCGACGACCGAGGTCGTAGTCGATGCGGCGAAACCCATGCGCGATAACGCTGGCCCCAACGAACACGCTTTCGTCGAGCAGTTCAACCAGTTCGTTGTCGACAACCCGATTCCCGTTGCCTGAGAGGAGCGCAGCCATGACCACCGCAATCGAAGAAAAGAACACGGCGTTCGTGCTCGACGCGCTCGATACGCTGTTCAACAAGAAGGACTACGAGAAGGCCGCGCAGTTCTGGTCCGATGCGTATGTGCAGCACAGCCGGCACGTTCCCGCTGGACGCGACGGGCTGTTCGGCCTCGTGCGCTCGCTCAGCGATATTCGTTTCGAGTACGACATGGTGATCGCCAAAGACGACTTCGTCTGGGTACACAGCCGCTACACGAGTTCGGCCACGCCCGCCGCCATGATCGCCCTGGATATCTTGCGCATCGAGGACGGCAAGCTCGTCGAGCATTGGGACGTGCTGCAGGACGAGCCCACGCGCAGCGAGTCCGCCGGCGGCTACCCGATGTTCGGCAACACATTCCCGGACGAGCAATAACGTTCGCGGCAACCGCTGCAGACAAGGAAAACGCAATGAGTACTCTGCTCGCACAGGCCGTAGCGGCGCACGGTGGAATCGACAACTGGAAGAAGCTGCGCACCGCTTCGGCCACCCTCGATATCGGCGGCGCCATTTGGCACCTCAAAGGCCAGCCTGATATGTTCCGCAATATCGCGCTCGTGGCCAGCCTGACACGCCAGCACGTTTCGGTCATGGCGCCGCAATCCGGCTGGCAGGGCACGTTCACGCCGGATGCCGTGCGCATCGAGTCGCTTGAAGGTCACGCCACCGAAGAGCGGCGCGCACCGCGAGACTTTTATCACGGCCATGCTCAGGACACCTCATGGGATCGTCTGCACGCGCTGTACTTCACCGGCTACGCGCTCTGGACCTATCTGACGATCCCGTTTCTCTATACGTACCCCGGCTTCCATACGGAAGAACTGCCTGAATGGGAAGAGAACGGCGAAGTCTGGCGACGACTGAAGGTCACGTTTCCCGATACGATTGCCAGTCACACCCGCGAGCAGATTTCGTACTTCGGCGACGATGGTCTGCTGCGCCGCCACGACTATACCGTCGACGTGATGGGCGGCGCGCCAGGCGCGAACTATGCGTCGGACTATCGTGAGGTGAACGGCGTGATGCTGCCGACGACGCGGCGCGTGTTTGCCTACGACGAGGCGAGGCGCAAGGTCGGCGAGCCGTTGCTCGTGTCGATCGACTTTCGCACGATCGAGTTCGGCGCGGCGTAAGCGTGACCTTCAACCCCGTACGGGATTACCATGGGCAACGTGAATAGCGGCATCGCGCGTCGACTCCATCTGGCCGAACTATCGCTGCAGGAGGTCACTCCCATGTCCAGCCCATCGCCTGTCCGTATCGCCATTCTCGACGACTATCAGAACGCCGCGCTCGAAATGGCGGACTGGTCGCCGTTGAAAGGTCGCGCGGAGATCACCGTTTTCAACGACCACGTCGCGCAACCCGACCAGGTCGTCGAGCGCTTCAAACCGTTCGACGTGCTATGCGTGATGCGCGAGCGCACGCCGCTCACGCGCGAGATCATCGAGCGCCTGCCCAATCTCAAGCTGATCGCCTCGACCGGCCCGGGCAACGCCTCGATCGACATGGACGCGGCGGCCGAGCGCGACATCAAGGTGGCCGACACCGGATACTGGTCCACCCACACCATCGAATTCACGTGGGCGATGATTCTGGCCATGGCCCGCAATCTGACCGTCGAGAACCGGTCGGTGCGCGAGGGCGGCTGGCAGACCCGGCTCGGCACGGAACTCTCGGGCAAGACGCTTGGCCTGCTGGGTCTGGGCCGTGTCGGTTCCGCGGTCGGGGTGATCGGCCAGGCGTTCAGGATGAACGTGATCGCCTGGAGCCAGAACCTGAGCGCCGAGCGCGCGGAGTCGAAAGGCGTCCAGCGGGTCGACAAGGAGACGCTGTTCTCCAGCTCGGACTTTCTCTCGATCCACGTTCGCCTGAGCGAGCGCACGCGAGGTCTGGTCGGCGTGGCGGAACTCGCGAAAATGAAGCCCACGAGCCGCATCGTCAATACGTCGCGCGGCCCGATCGTCGATGTCGCAGCGCTTCTTGCCGCCGTGAAAAACGGAAAGATCGCGGGCGCCGCCCTCGATGTGTACGACACCGAACCGCTGGCGCCGGACGACCCGCTGCGCAGCACGGACAACGTGCTCGTCACACCGCATATCGGCTACGTGACACGCGAGATGTACCAGACCTTCTACGGCGATACGGTGCGTAATATCGTCGAATGGCTCGACCAGGCGTAACCGCCCGCCAGGCGGCGACCCGCGGCCGATTATTGACCGGATTGGAATGCCGCTTTCAGCGCACCCCTCTTTCTCCCTCCCCGGACGTTGCCTACAGTAGCTTCAGGTTCCGCGGGGCAACAAGCAGGCACTCCCGGCCAGCTTGCCGCCCGCTCCCTGAAAGGACACGTTCATGCGTCAGGAAACGCTCTACTTCGACGACCTCAAGGTCGGCGACACCTTCACCACCGGCACGCACGAAGTCGGCGCCGCCGACATCAGACGCTTCGCCGCGGAGTTCGATCCGCAGCCGTTCCATCTCGACGATGAAGCGGCCCGCAAGACGATGTTCGGCTCACTGGCCGCGAGCGGCTGGCATACGGCGGCGATGACGATGCGTCTGCTCGTCGACGACGGCCCGAAGCTCGCCAACGGCGTGCTCGGCGCCGGTTGCGAGATCGAGTGGAAGATGCCGACGCGCCCCGGCGACGTGCTGCATGTCGAAAGCGAAGTGATGGAGCGGATCCCTTCGCGCTCGCGCACCGATCTCGGCACCCTCGTGCTGCGTTCCAGAACGCTCAATCAGCAAGGCCAGGTCGTGCAGAACATGACGGCCAAACTGATCGTCGCACGTCGCCCCGCGTAACGCCGGGCACCTGACCCCTTTGCAAGGATACGCAATCATGATCATCGACCCCTCCACTCAGGACGCCGCCGCGAACTACAAGCTGCTGATCGGCTCGATCCTGCCGCGCGCCATCGCGTGGGTCAGCACGCTTTCCACGGACGGCGTCGCCAACCTCGCGCCCATTTCGTTCTTCACCGCCGTGGGCCGCAAGCCGCCGATGATTTCCATTTCGATGCAACCGCGCTCGGATGGCGTGACGTTGAAGGACACGTTCGTCAACATCCGCGACACCGGCGAGTTCGTCGTCAATATCGCCAATCTCGAACTTGCCGATGCTATGCATCGCAGTGCTTATGAATTTCCCGCCGACGTCGACGAGTTCGATGCACTTGGCCTCGAGAAGGCCGATTCGCTGACGGTGCGCCCGCCCCGCGTGAAGGCCGCGCCGATCGCGCTCGAATGCAAGCTCGACCGGATTATCCCGATCAGCGATTACGACCACGTGATATTCGGCGAAGTGCTCCGTTTCCAGGTCCGCGACGACCTCTATCTCGAGCGTGGCCGCATCGACACAGCCGCGCTGCAGGCGGTCGGCCGCCTCGCTGCGGAATATACGGTGGTGCAGAGCGCGTTCACGACGCCGCTCGACCCGCAGGTGCTCGCGCGCCTGCAGAACAAGCGCATTGGCCGGCTCGACGACTTCGACGACAGCTACTCGCCCGTCGATGCCGCGAACTGGTCCGCATCGGGCGCAACGCGCTGATCCTCGAACCGCCAGCGAGAGAAACAAGCATGCACCCGACTCATTCGGCCCAGCCCGCGCTCGTCTTCATCCACGGGTTTCTCGACGGCGCCCGGATCTGGGAAGACGTCACACGTCACCTCGGCCATCGCGCGGCCGGCGCACTGTGCATCGATCTGCCCGGCATGGGCGCGCGCGCCGACGACCCTGGCCCGTTCAGCCTCGACCGCTTCGCGGCGGACGTCACGACGCAGGTTCGCGCACTCTCGCGACCGGTCGTGCTTGTCGGCCACAGCATGGGCGCGCAGATTGCCGAGTTGGTTGCGCAGAGACTGGACCGCCAGGTCCACGGCCTCGTGCTGTTGACACCGGTGCCGCTGGGCGGCGCGGGGCTGCCCGCAGAAGCCATGAGCGCATTCCATGCGATCGGCGGCAATCCGGCGGCGCAACGCCAGCTACGCCGCACGCTCTCCGTGCGCCTCGACGACGCGCGGCTCGAACGCCTCGGCCAGATCGGCGATCGCGTGGCCGCCGCGGCCGTCGGCACCTTCGCGGACCTCTGGAACGCGGGCCATCCATCCGGCGCCGAAGCTTCCCGATATCGCGGCCCGGTGCTCATCATCCGCGGCGACGGCGACCGCTTCGTCGACTTCGCCATGCTCTCCTCGGGCGTGACGCCGCGCTTCAAGGCACCGGCCATCGCGTCGATCGAGCGCGCCGGCCACTGGCCGCACGTCGAGCAGCCGGCCGCGATTGCGCACGTCGTCGAGTCGTTTCTCGCCGATCTCGAGCGCGCGCCCAACGCCGCGCACCCGCAGGACACGCCTGTGGCGGCGCAAGGATGGACCCGGGCCTTCGAGCAGAAGTCCGCGGACGCCTTCGCGGATTCGTTCGCATCGAACGTCGTGCTCGAAGCCAGCGTGCTCGCAAAGCCGGCGGTCGGCATCGAGCAGGTCAAGACCGTGATGACCACCGCCAGCACGATCTACGAGGCGCTCTCGTTCACACATGAGGCACACAACGGGCTGCGCGACTACCTCGAATGGGAAGTCCAGGCGTTCGGCGGCGAGCGCATGCGCGGCGTCACGGTACTCACGAAGAACGCGGCGGCCAAGATTGTCCACGTGTCGATCCATCATCGGCCGCTCGGCGGCGCGCTGAAATTCTCAGCCGAACTCGGCCGCCGTCTGCAAGGCAAAGTGGACGCCAGCTTCTTTTATCCCCGCGCATAAGCGGTATCCGAGCGGTATCCGCGCGCGCAATCATCCCGATTCCAGGAGAGTGAAATGGTGCAACGTAGCGATGTTGAATTCGAAGTGGACGGCGGCGTCAAACTGCGCGGCTGGCTCTTCACGCCGCCCGGCGAAGGACGGCGCCCCGCCATTACGATGGCGCACGGCTACGCCGGCGTGAAGCAGCACGGGCTCGAGCCATTCGCGCGCGCCTTTGCCGAAGCGGGCTTCGTCGTGCTGCTGCACGACCACCGCGGCTTCGGCGCGAGCGAGGGTACGCCGCGCCACGACATCGATCCGTGGCGTCAGATCGCGGACTGGCGGCGCGCGATCAGCTACCTCGAAAGCCTCGACGTCGTCGATCCGGCGCGCATCGGCCTCTGGGGTACGAGCTATGCGGGCGGCCACGCGATCGTGCTGGGCGCAACCGAGCGGCGCCTGCGCTGCGTCGTCGCCCAGGTGCCGACAATCAGCGGCTACGAACAGGGACTGCGCCGCATCGCGCCAGAGAATGTCGCGGCCATCGAGGAAGCGTTCGCCGACGACGACCGCGCGCAACTGCGCGGCGAGCCGCCGCGTCGCCAGGCGATCGTGAGTGCCGATCCTGCGGTCGCCGCGTCGTATCGCGCAAAGGACGCGATCGACTTCTATCTGCAGTCCTTGCCAGAAGGCGTTTGGGAAAACAACGTGACGGTGCGCTCGACGCGCGCCGCGCGCATGTACGAGCCGGGCCAGTGGATTGCGCGCGTTTCGCCTACGCCCTTGCTGATGGTGGTCGCCACACGCGACGCGATCACGTTGACGGACCTCGAACTGGCTGCCTACGAACGCGCGCTTCAGCCCAAGCGGCTCGTGACGATCGAAGGCGGACACTTCGATCCGTATCTGTCGCAGTTTCAGATTTCCAGCCATGCCGCGCTCGAGTGGTTCAAGCAGCACCTCGGCTAACCCACAACGCTCACGTTTCAAGGATCAACTCATGGCTCACCTGACTGTCACCTTCGACGGCGCGCTCGCGACGATCGTCATCGACCGCCCTCCGCAGAATCGCATCGACGACCCGATGATCGACGAACTGGATGCGGCCGTCACCGCAATCGAGAGCAGTGACGCACGCGCCGTGCTCGTGCGCAGCGTTGGCGAAAACTTCTCGTTCGGCGGCGACATCATGAACTGGCCCGAGGCGAACGTGCGCGAACTGCGCGCGCGCTTCGGGCGATACCTGTCCGTATTCAATCGCTTCGAGCACCTGCCGCTGCCGGTTATCGCCGCGGTGCAGGGTCTGTGCTTCGGCGGCGGCTTCGAACTCGCGCTGCGCGCGGACGTGATCTTCGCGGCCGAATCGGCGACCTTCGGCCATCCCGAGCAGACACTCGGCATCGTCACCGTGCTCGGCGGCATCTACCGGGTCGCGGAACGCGCGGGACGCGCGCGCGCTTCCGAATGGGCGTTGACCTCCGAGAAAGTGCCCGCCGCCACGATGGAGCGCTTCGGCATCGTGAACCGCGTGGTGGCCGACACGGCGCTGCTGGATGAAGCGACCCAGTTCGCACGCCAGCTCGCCAGCGGCCCCACGCGCGCCTATGCCGCGCACAAGGCGCTGCTGCGCGCCTGGGCCGTTGGCGGCGTCGCGGCCGCGGACGAAGCGATGCTCGACATTGCCATGCCGCTGTTCGAAACCGACGACGTGCAACGCGGCCTGCGCTCCGCCGTCGACGCGCTGAAGGCGGGCCGTCCACGCCCGGCAATGGACTTCAAGGGCATCTGAAAGCAGGGGGCGCGATTGTGCGGTCTAATGACGGCGTCCCTTCGCACGGAGACGCCTGTCATGGACCGCATCGCAGCGATGAACGCGTTCGTGCGCGTGGTCGAGGCCGGAACGTTTACGAAAGCGGCCGAGACGCTCGACATGCCGAACGCGTCGTTGACACGGCTTATCCAGAAGCTCGAGGAAGACCTCAAGGTGCGCCTGCTGCATCGCACCACGCGCTCGGTGACGGTCACGCCGGAAGGCGCGCTCTACTACGACCGCGTCGTGCGTCTGCTCGCCGACCTCGCGGACATCGAATCGTCGACGACCTTCGCCCGGACCAAACCGTCCGGCAAGATCCGTGTCGATGCCGCGACCGCGATCGGGACGCTGGTACTCGCGCCGGCGCTCGATGACTTTTACCGTACCTATCCCGACGTCCAGATCGAGCTTGCGGTGGGCAACGAGCGCGCCGACCTCATTGCCGAGGGCTTTCATTGTGCGATCCGCGCCGGAACGGTCGACGAACCGTTTCTCGTCGCGCGGCAGATCGGTGTGTTCGGCTTCACCACATGCGCGACTCCGGCGTTGCTCGACGCGCATGGCACGCCCGCTACGCCGGACCAGTTGAGCGACTTTCCGACCATCGGCATGATCCCGTCGGGCGCCGGCTATCCTGCATCGTTTCCGTTTTTGTACGACGAACGAAAGGAAGGTCTGCCGCTCACGCACCGGCTCATCGTCAACGATACGAATACCTATCTGGCCGCCGGCCTCGCGAGCCTCGGCATTATCCAGGCCCCCAGTTATTCGGTGCGCGACGCCATTGCCGCGGGAAAGCTCGTGCCGCTGCTCGAGAATTGGCCGCAGCCGACCTACCCCGTGCACGTGATCTATCCGCCCAATCGCTATCTGAGCGCGAAAGTCCGTGTATTCATCGATTGGCTCGTCGAGCTGTTCGAGCGCGACGCCTTTCTTCGGCGCCGGTGAGATGCGTGCGGCACGCTCGAAGAAAATAAATGCCGTGCGGCGCGACACACCGCACGGCGAACGCCAACTAGCCCTGTTTTTATTCCGGGGTCTGCAAGGACGGCGGTTGTTGTCCGGCGTAGGCCCAGGGATTGGCCTGCAGGATGGGGATGGGGCAGCCCTCGGCCTTCGCCGCGTTCACGAGCGCCTCCAGCTTTTCCTCCAACGCCAGGTCGTTGATGCGAGCCTCCGCGAGTTCCGCAATTCGACGCGCCACGGAAATAATCTGTGAATCGATCAAAGCGCACCTGCCAATGACCGATTGGATATTCGCCGGAGAAAATGTGTCCCTGACTCGCTTCATGAATTCCATATAGACCTGCTGTTCCCCTTCAGGGTTATTGGGAGGAATGGGTACGACATGCCCGCTTGCGGTAATGCCATAGCCGCCGCCATCCCCGCCATCGAACAGAATCGTGATCGGCCCCGCTTCGCCCTCGAATCGAATGATATTGACGGCGCCAAAGTTTTCGTATGAGATTTTCACGTTGCAATCTCCATGCTTGAACGGCGGACAACCGAGCCCCGCGCGCTGCTGTGTCCGATGGCAGCAGCGCGTTCCCGCTAGTGCGAATTAATAGTTTTTTCGCTGAATATGGGTGGTCTTCTCACGCTTCCCGTAGTTGGTCTCTCGCACTTCCCGTAGTTATTCGATATCCCCGTTTTTTTATCCAGGCACTATTCAGCCCATTTCCTGCCCCCCGGACATGGCCCCGAACCGGTCCAGCAAACACTTCAGCCGACGCTCCTGAACGTACAGAATGCCGGGTGTGGACCGGAGTTCGAGCACGCGAGCGTGCCAGTAGCTGGCACCGAAAATCTCCATCGCTTTATCTGCGCCAATGGCGCTTTCGAGGTGTGCAATTGCGGTGTCGAGATTGTGGACGGTGTAGGGACTGTGAGGCCGCCGTTCCGTCTCTGTCTTTGTCTGAATCGCTTTGTCGCGCCCTGCCCGCCGGCCCCCCATCTGGCTTTCGCGTTCCTGCGCAAGCAGGGATTGCAGGCGCCGTTCATCCAGTGCGTCGTATTCGATGGAATCGTCTTGCATCGCACGATCTCCTCGTCAGCCAGGCTATTCAATCGGCCTATGCGTTGATCGCTCACCAATTGCCATCGAGCCCATCGCGTCGCTCGCTGATGATGACGGTCTGGCCACGATTGTCGTGATTAACAAGGGTCACATCCGTACCCGCGTGGTGCGCCGCTGCGGCCCCGCGCCGGTGGCGCGCAATGGACTCCAGCAGACTCAACGTGATGCAGAAGCTCCGGTCGATCTGTTCCGTCCAGCACTTCTGGTCGTAGGCGGACAAGGCCTGGATGAAAACGTCGTAGATCGGGTCCGGGAATTTCACGCCGCTCGACTCGATGCGCACCATCAGCGCCCTTGCCCGAAGCAGTTCCGCGAGAATCGTGGCGTCCGGCTGCGTCGCCGGTTCCGGCTCCGCCTCCGGCTTGCTCGGGCGCGCGCGGGTTTCGTCATCCGACGCGAAGCGGAAAATATTCAGGAGGCTTTTGAAGTCGGCATGCGGCGTTTGCATCGTGGTGTCCCCAGTCGTCTGAACTACACGTCCGAACTGCATTGACGCCATCGTGCTCGTTCCGGGTCGCTGGCAAAACCGGCCACAGCGGGGGAAAAACGCCTCCAGAAGGTGGCCCTGGAAGGGTCCCCCGCAATGGGGGGATCGCAACCTGATGAATTGCGGGTACAGTGGTCGCGACTAGAGAGGCGCCCGATGGACAACCTGTATTTCCGCCACGTACTGCTCGTAGAAGATGAAGGCCTGACGCGTATCGCGATGAAGAGCCTGATTCTGACCTCGGAGCCGACGCTCGATATCGACGAGGCCGGCTCGTACGACGCAGCCGTCGAGCGGCTGCAGAACAAGGCTTACGACCTCGTTTTTCTCGACTACCAGATCGGGAACAATCACACCGGGCTCGACCTGCTGCGCTGGCTGCAGGAAAACGAGCGGGCGGCGCATGTGGTGATGCTGTCCGCGCAGGACGACCGCGAAACGGTGCTGGACTGCATCAAGAATGGCGCTGGCGGCTTCATATCGAAGGCCAGCGAGGAAGGCGGCGCGGTGTTCCGGGAAGCCCTGCAAACGATCCTGAACGGACGCGTTTATCTGCCCAACAGCGTGCTCGGCAAAGGCGGCCACACCCCGCAGTCACCGGGCCCGAGCAAGGGCGTGCCGATCGACTCGCTGAATCTGCCGCCGCGGCTCGCGCAAACCTTGGGCTTTCTTTTGCAGGGCATGTCGAACAAGGCCATCGCGCGCAAGATGAATATCTCGGAGAACACCGCGAAGGAATACATCAGCGATCTGCTGAGCCGCTTCAACGTATCGCGGCGCACGTTCCTGATCGTCGAAATGGCCCGCCGCGGCATTGAGATTCCCACCGTCGCGCACGCCGCTGCGGCCTAACTCGCCCGGCTCGATGCCTCCGTCAATTCGAGCATGCGCGCAATCAGCAGATCGGGAGACAACGGCTTGCTGAGGACGCAGCGCTCCGGCAACACCCCCTGGGCGCTGGCCACGGCTTCGCCCGTCACCACGAGGCACGGCACAGGCCGCGCAACGTGCTCGCCAAGCAGACGAATGACGTCCTGCGCGGTCGACATCTCCGGCAAGCGGTAGTCGCTAATCACCAGGTCCGGCACGCGCTCGATCGACCGCAACAGCTCGTCGAGTTCGGCTGCGGAGCGAACCGAATCGGACAGCACGCCCCAACGCGCAAACAGCGCTTCCATCGACGCGCGCACGAGGCTGTCGTCTTCCACCAGCAACACGTAGAGGCCGCGCAGCGACGACGGTGACGGCGACGCTGCCGTATCGGCGGGCGGCAGCGCGGCATCCGCGAGGGCAAATGGATCCGCCACCGGCAAGCGCACCGAGAAACGCGATCCGTGCCCCTCGATCGACTTCAGTTCGAGACGGTGCCCCACGAGCAGGGACACCACCGCATTCACAATCGACAAACCCAGACCAAGCCCTTTCTCGCGGTCGCGCTCCGGGTTGCCGAGCTGCACGAACGGCTGGAAGATCGCGTCCCAATGTTCCGGCGCAATGCCAATGCCGTTGTCGAGCACGTCGAGCCGAACATAGTTAGGCATGCGTACCAACCCCACGAGCACCGTGGAGCGCGCTCCTTTCGCCGGATCCGAATATTTGATGCCGTTCGCGATAAGGTTGCTCAATACGCGGGGAATCCAGTCGGCGTCGGTGCGCACCCATGCCGGTCTTTGCAGCGCCCTGGCGTAGCGCAGCGTCACGCCGCGGCTGGCCGCGAACGACCCGAGCTGCTCGACCGTCTCCTCGGTCACGCGGCTCAGGTCGACGCTCGAATAGACCGGGTCGACGTGCCCCGATTCGAGCTTCGACAGATCGAGCACCGCGTTGAACAGACGCGCAGACAATACGGAAGCCTTGCGCGCCTCGCCGATCAACTTGCCCGATGCTTCGATGTCGCGCGCATCCAGCGCTTCGTCGGCCGCGGCAAGAAACAGGTTGAGCGCGTGCATAGGCTGGCGCAGGTCATGCGCGGCTGCCGCCATAAAGCGCGATTTCGCCCGGTTCGCCTGCTCGGCGGCTTCACGCTGCTGCTCGCGCAACGCGATCAGGGCTTCCGATTTGGTCTGCTGGTCGCGTCGCGCGCGTTCGAGATCCTGGTGCTTTTGCGCGAGTTCGGCATTGGCGCTTTGCAGCGCGTCGTTGCTATGGGCAAGGGCCTGGACGGCGATATAGCGGTCGCGTACATGCCGCTCCGCGTTCACGTTGACGCTATGTCCCAGAAGGGCGACGTTCAACAGGTAGAACATGCCCGCCGCGAAGTTATCTGGCTCGACCGCCTGAGTGAGCACTTGCGCCATTACGATCACTGCGATCACGCACACCGTGAGTATCAGTGTCGCCTTGGCCCGCAAGCGAAGAAAGCCGAACAGATAGAAAAGAATGAGATAAAAGCCGACGAAAAAATGGGTGAAATTAAACGGGCGTGGTGCGAGGACCGTTTGCATCAAGAGGCAGAAACACATGAACGCCAGCCCCGACAGCAGGATCCAGTGGGCAACCGTGTCCCGTTGAAAATCGAGTTTGAAAGCCAGCACGATGCCGACGGTCGCGCCGAGTGCACCCGCGCAACGGAACGCGAACACCTCGGGAAAGTATGGCCGGAACACCGCGCTTGTCTGCGCAAGACTGATTTCCCAAAAGCCGAAACACACCCAGATCAAGGTGCCAAGCACTAGCGCCGCGCGGCGGAAGTCGGCAAAACGGCGGCCGTAATCCTCCGTGAATTCCCGTTCGGCCTGCGGATCCGCGAACCGGGCTGGCCAGCAAAGCATGTCGACCAGCCATGCGCGAATCGCGCTGGGCGCATGCGATCGGTTGAGAAATGCCGAGTCCGTCGCCGATTGAAACCTGAATATGCTCATCGCATCTCGCCGGTATGCTCGCAAGGCTCGCGAAGCGGGAAGCACGCCTTGTGCTTAGGCGTGCCAATCCATTTTAGTCGGTCACTATCTCGCTCACTCGTAAAGTGTCACGTTGCAGTCGCGCCCTGCGAACCCGTTTTGATGCGAAATGAATTTGAGCAGGCAACCCGCGAATCCGGTCGCTCGTTCGTGATCAATCGACGGAAGCGGCGACACATTACGCCAAACATTCTCAAACATGTAACACAGCACGACTGGTTGCGAGGCGGGGTGCTCATTTACGCGGCGCAGCGGCTGGTCTGCACTCTCGATCCACGCATTAATCTATTTCGTGTTCTGGGCACGGCATTCCTCATACATTTTCAGGCCAACAACCGTAATTCCCTGATTAAGCGGTGAAAATTGGCCTATGCGAGCTCGAATCCGTTACCTGAAGATGGCCTCGTTATCGTCAATAAACTTTCAATTTCCTTTTTATTTAACGAAATCGAAACGGTGTTTTATCGCCATAAATGCGATTGTGTCATGGTTACCCCTTACCATCTGTCGCGACGTTTTCACGCAACCTGGCCTGGAGAACAGTATGGATCTGGCAAGAATCCGTCGCGATGCTTTCGCGATGCCCATGCACAACCCCGCGTATCCGCGGCCGCCGTTTCGCTTCGTCAATCGCGAATATTTCATCATTACCTACGAGACCGATCCTGATGCGCTGCGCGCCATCGTGCCGGAGCCGTTGAAGCCGGAAAACAATCTCGTCCACTACGAATTCATCCGCATGCCCGACTCATCGGGTTTCGGCGACTACACCGAAAGCGGCCAGGTGATCTCCGTGCGCGATCCGCAAGGCCGTCTCGCGAATTACACGCATTCGATGTATCTCGACGACGAAGGCCCGATTGCCGGCGGACGTGAGATCTGGGGCTTCCCGAAGAAACTCGCGCGCCCCGTGCTCGCGGTCGACGGCAACGACACGCTGCTCGGCACGCTCGATTACGGCACGCAGCGCATCGCGACCGGCACGATGGGCTACAAGCATCACGTGCTCAACAATGAAGACGAGCGCCGCAAACTCGCCGACACGCCCAACTACCTTCTCAAGATCATTCCGCACGTGGACGGTACGGCGCGCATCTGCGAACTCGTGCGCTTTTATCTGCGCGACGTGACCGTGCGTGGCGCATGGAGCGGGCCGGCCGCCATCGAATTGCATCCGCACGCGCTCGCCCCCGTCGCCGATCTGCCCGTGCGGCGCGTGGTCGGCGCCCGTCACGTCATTGCGGACCTCACGCTCGACATCGGCGAAGTCGCCTTCGACTATCTCGCCGACGC
This genomic window from Paraburkholderia acidiphila contains:
- a CDS encoding enoyl-CoA hydratase/isomerase family protein, with amino-acid sequence MAHLTVTFDGALATIVIDRPPQNRIDDPMIDELDAAVTAIESSDARAVLVRSVGENFSFGGDIMNWPEANVRELRARFGRYLSVFNRFEHLPLPVIAAVQGLCFGGGFELALRADVIFAAESATFGHPEQTLGIVTVLGGIYRVAERAGRARASEWALTSEKVPAATMERFGIVNRVVADTALLDEATQFARQLASGPTRAYAAHKALLRAWAVGGVAAADEAMLDIAMPLFETDDVQRGLRSAVDALKAGRPRPAMDFKGI
- a CDS encoding LysR family transcriptional regulator produces the protein MDRIAAMNAFVRVVEAGTFTKAAETLDMPNASLTRLIQKLEEDLKVRLLHRTTRSVTVTPEGALYYDRVVRLLADLADIESSTTFARTKPSGKIRVDAATAIGTLVLAPALDDFYRTYPDVQIELAVGNERADLIAEGFHCAIRAGTVDEPFLVARQIGVFGFTTCATPALLDAHGTPATPDQLSDFPTIGMIPSGAGYPASFPFLYDERKEGLPLTHRLIVNDTNTYLAAGLASLGIIQAPSYSVRDAIAAGKLVPLLENWPQPTYPVHVIYPPNRYLSAKVRVFIDWLVELFERDAFLRRR
- a CDS encoding response regulator yields the protein MDNLYFRHVLLVEDEGLTRIAMKSLILTSEPTLDIDEAGSYDAAVERLQNKAYDLVFLDYQIGNNHTGLDLLRWLQENERAAHVVMLSAQDDRETVLDCIKNGAGGFISKASEEGGAVFREALQTILNGRVYLPNSVLGKGGHTPQSPGPSKGVPIDSLNLPPRLAQTLGFLLQGMSNKAIARKMNISENTAKEYISDLLSRFNVSRRTFLIVEMARRGIEIPTVAHAAAA
- a CDS encoding ATP-binding response regulator, producing MLCWPARFADPQAEREFTEDYGRRFADFRRAALVLGTLIWVCFGFWEISLAQTSAVFRPYFPEVFAFRCAGALGATVGIVLAFKLDFQRDTVAHWILLSGLAFMCFCLLMQTVLAPRPFNFTHFFVGFYLILFYLFGFLRLRAKATLILTVCVIAVIVMAQVLTQAVEPDNFAAGMFYLLNVALLGHSVNVNAERHVRDRYIAVQALAHSNDALQSANAELAQKHQDLERARRDQQTKSEALIALREQQREAAEQANRAKSRFMAAAAHDLRQPMHALNLFLAAADEALDARDIEASGKLIGEARKASVLSARLFNAVLDLSKLESGHVDPVYSSVDLSRVTEETVEQLGSFAASRGVTLRYARALQRPAWVRTDADWIPRVLSNLIANGIKYSDPAKGARSTVLVGLVRMPNYVRLDVLDNGIGIAPEHWDAIFQPFVQLGNPERDREKGLGLGLSIVNAVVSLLVGHRLELKSIEGHGSRFSVRLPVADPFALADAALPPADTAASPSPSSLRGLYVLLVEDDSLVRASMEALFARWGVLSDSVRSAAELDELLRSIERVPDLVISDYRLPEMSTAQDVIRLLGEHVARPVPCLVVTGEAVASAQGVLPERCVLSKPLSPDLLIARMLELTEASSRAS
- a CDS encoding acetoacetate decarboxylase; this translates as MDLARIRRDAFAMPMHNPAYPRPPFRFVNREYFIITYETDPDALRAIVPEPLKPENNLVHYEFIRMPDSSGFGDYTESGQVISVRDPQGRLANYTHSMYLDDEGPIAGGREIWGFPKKLARPVLAVDGNDTLLGTLDYGTQRIATGTMGYKHHVLNNEDERRKLADTPNYLLKIIPHVDGTARICELVRFYLRDVTVRGAWSGPAAIELHPHALAPVADLPVRRVVGARHVIADLTLDIGEVAFDYLADASNHGAHRGAALGEAETEIA